A portion of the Platichthys flesus chromosome 7, fPlaFle2.1, whole genome shotgun sequence genome contains these proteins:
- the LOC133956437 gene encoding aquaporin-4 isoform X1: MTCREELRSRQFWRAILAELLGTLVLVSAVLGASVPGPGELPGGPLYPAVAVGVVIVSLGHCFGEISGAQVNPAVTLSLLATRRVDVHRALFYIAVQCLGASLGAGALYLALPMKTTAEHFVNRVPLEMNAGQALGIEVLCTFQMVFTIFSVEDQRRRESPEPGNLAIGLAHTAGVLIGGRFSGACMNPARALGPAIIVGFWENHWVYWIGPVLGAVLGGVSHEFLFARSASRQKLVACLTCKDIDIVETASMTGSSLSTVTQNAMRAKQANKQDGN, from the exons ATGACGTGCCGTGAG GAGCTACGGAGTCGGCAGTTTTGGCGAGCCATTCTGGCAGAGCTGCTCGGCACCCTGGTGTTAGTGAGTGCCGTGCTGGGCGCCTCTGTGCCGGGCCCAGGAGAGCTCCCTGGGGGACCCCTGTACCCAGCTGTGGCAGTGGGTGTGGTGATTGTTTCACTGGGCCACTGTTTTGGAGAAATAAGTGGAGCTCAG GTGAACCCGGCAgtgactctgtctctgttggcCACTCGGAGGGTGGATGTCCACAGGGCCCTTTTCTACATTGCTGTGCAGTGTCTGGGGGCCTCTCTGGGGGCCGGGGCCCTCTACCTGGCCCTGCCGATGAAAACCACGGCGGAACACTTCGTCAACAGG GTGCCTCTGGAGATGAACGCGGGCCAGGCGCTGGGTATTGAGGTTCTGTGCACCTTCCAGATGGTCTTCACTATTTTCTCAGTGGAGGACCAGCGGCGGAGGGAGAGTCCAGAACCAGGGAACTTAGCCATCGGATTGGCCCACACAGCTGGAGTGTTAATAGGG GGACGGTTCTCTGGTGCGTGTATGAATCCTGCTCGTGCTCTGGGTCCAGCCATCATCGTCGGGTTCTGGGAAAATCACTGG GTTTACTGGATCGGCCCGGTGCTCGGTGCTGTGCTGGGCGGAGTGTCCCACGAGTTCCTCTTCGCACGCAGCGCCTCTCGCCAGAAGCTGGTGGCGTGTCTGACCTGTAAGGACATCGACATCGTGGAGACAGCCAGTATGACCGGATCGTCCCTGTCCACGGTCACGCAGAATGCCATGAGAGCCAAGCAGGCCAACAAACAAGACGGCAACTGA
- the LOC133956437 gene encoding aquaporin-4 isoform X2, which produces MTCRELRSRQFWRAILAELLGTLVLVSAVLGASVPGPGELPGGPLYPAVAVGVVIVSLGHCFGEISGAQVNPAVTLSLLATRRVDVHRALFYIAVQCLGASLGAGALYLALPMKTTAEHFVNRVPLEMNAGQALGIEVLCTFQMVFTIFSVEDQRRRESPEPGNLAIGLAHTAGVLIGGRFSGACMNPARALGPAIIVGFWENHWVYWIGPVLGAVLGGVSHEFLFARSASRQKLVACLTCKDIDIVETASMTGSSLSTVTQNAMRAKQANKQDGN; this is translated from the exons ATGACGTGCCGTGAG CTACGGAGTCGGCAGTTTTGGCGAGCCATTCTGGCAGAGCTGCTCGGCACCCTGGTGTTAGTGAGTGCCGTGCTGGGCGCCTCTGTGCCGGGCCCAGGAGAGCTCCCTGGGGGACCCCTGTACCCAGCTGTGGCAGTGGGTGTGGTGATTGTTTCACTGGGCCACTGTTTTGGAGAAATAAGTGGAGCTCAG GTGAACCCGGCAgtgactctgtctctgttggcCACTCGGAGGGTGGATGTCCACAGGGCCCTTTTCTACATTGCTGTGCAGTGTCTGGGGGCCTCTCTGGGGGCCGGGGCCCTCTACCTGGCCCTGCCGATGAAAACCACGGCGGAACACTTCGTCAACAGG GTGCCTCTGGAGATGAACGCGGGCCAGGCGCTGGGTATTGAGGTTCTGTGCACCTTCCAGATGGTCTTCACTATTTTCTCAGTGGAGGACCAGCGGCGGAGGGAGAGTCCAGAACCAGGGAACTTAGCCATCGGATTGGCCCACACAGCTGGAGTGTTAATAGGG GGACGGTTCTCTGGTGCGTGTATGAATCCTGCTCGTGCTCTGGGTCCAGCCATCATCGTCGGGTTCTGGGAAAATCACTGG GTTTACTGGATCGGCCCGGTGCTCGGTGCTGTGCTGGGCGGAGTGTCCCACGAGTTCCTCTTCGCACGCAGCGCCTCTCGCCAGAAGCTGGTGGCGTGTCTGACCTGTAAGGACATCGACATCGTGGAGACAGCCAGTATGACCGGATCGTCCCTGTCCACGGTCACGCAGAATGCCATGAGAGCCAAGCAGGCCAACAAACAAGACGGCAACTGA